The Coffea arabica cultivar ET-39 chromosome 2c, Coffea Arabica ET-39 HiFi, whole genome shotgun sequence genome includes the window TTGAAATGTACTATAAACAGGGGAAACTTAAAAAAGATCGTAGACTTGTAACTTTTCTAGATCATTTCTGGAGGTTGGAGTAGTTTGCAGCTccaattcttcttttgattcgAAGTTCTGGTGACTAATGTCAAAGAGGGTCTACCGTGTTTAGTTTTTGTAGCCTTTGAATGCAAATATTATTTATGGGCTCCTTTGCTTCTAAATTGTGGTGACTGATAACATTGAACTCTCAATTTCTTGATGTGGATCGTAAAGAAATGATGCATGCTTTTTTAAATGTTCAATTGGGCTGGGTGTAAACACTTTTCTATTGAGGTTACTAGGAAGATTGTGCATCTGACAAATATCAACCTATCACCTTTGTAACCATTTCAGCTAGAAGAATAAAAGGTGTATGGTAGATCTGTGCATTCTTTGTGTTATGTGTCATAGGTTGCTGGATAATGTTTTTAACCAATTGATATAACATTTCACATATCTAATACAGCAGGGATTTCATCATATCCAAGTTCGGCTGATATTCCCATGGGTGCAGCTCAATTTATTGGTTTGAGTAGATCCAAGAACTTATTTGTTAGGTGATCATCTTTGGTTAGTTTAGCTCATGCTCTCGATGATCAGGGAACGCTTCGGTTTGAATAGGCCCAATACAATGATAACAGCAAGGATGCAACTGCTGTAAGATGAATATTTAGCACTTCTTCTGAAAAGATCTTCTTGGTGGAATGAAATATTATTGTAATCATGACCAAAATTGCTTTGGGGCTCAGACATGTGCtgttactattgctttttgTAGCTATATTTAATTGTCATGTTACATCAGAAACTGAACAAGAAACCTCACGAAGTGTTAGAACTGCCCCATTGAAGAATGCGGACACTGGTGTTATTGATGGGTCAGGCGTGGAGCATGCTATTGGTTCTGATAGAACTGGGAAGTGGAAGGGGGGGAATAGCAGAGTTTCAGTGTCTACAGTGGCAATTTTCACATTGGCAATGGCTGCTGCTACTGGTTTGGGTGCTGTGCCCTTCTTCTTTGTGGAACTCGATCCCCAGTGGTCTGGAATATGCAACGGGATGGCTGCAGGTGTGATGTTGGCTGCAAGCTTTGACCTTATTCAAGAAGGACAGGACCATGGGAGTGGCAGTTGGGTCGTGCTTGGTATTTTGGCTGGTGGCATTTTCATTTGGGTTTGTAAGAAGGTGACTCTCTTATCTCTCTTACCCAATTGTGCTATTTGAAAACTGAAATTATGTGTCAATAAAATGGAGGGATCATTGCTTTTCACATTTAATTACTTTCATTGCCAGTAATCCTCTTAGTAACCAATATCCAGCATataaatctgtaattgtttcgcaccgtacaattttttttccttgcctttGCGGTTACTTATCCTTGTAGCTTTCGTGTAGTAATTTACACTAAACAAAATGCTGTtttaacttttcttcttttttctccggttttcttttcttgtctagTGTTATATACAATCACTAAATGATTCAGAGTGTTTCTTTCCAGTGCCTTCCCAGCTTGGGGAAGTATACCAATGGTGCAAAATTATCCTGGGTTGTCTACATTTCTGAATTTGGTGATTGACAttattttggtgttattctggGTTTGCATGTTTGGATTCTAAGTTCTGAATGGCTGTTATATTGTTTTATTTGCCCAAATTTTAGGCAACATTTACATATGCTACACCCAGAATATGCTGctgtttctgtttttttttttcatatcaaGTTTATAGTCACTTACAAGAATAAGCTCCTTtgtttttttcatctttttaagTTGTGTTATTTTCTTCTTGCTTGTTTATAAGCTATCCTTGAAGATTATGCATCACAAGCTCCTGAGCTGTATTTCTTGGTTCTAAAATATGCAAGCAAAATACACATCAGAAATCTTAATCTGTCTGCAAGTTAGATTGTTGTATGATCCAACTCCATGGTATtatgttgttttgaattttctaGTGCTGTTGacattctttttcttgttttcttttttcttttgtaattatGATGGTGTTGTGAGACCCCAGCAATGTTAAACCACCATGCCAAGTTCAGTGTTTGAGTTTTCTGCCtttgttatactaaatttccAATGATTTTGCTCACTAATGGCAAAAGCAATGTGATTTTTCTGTGCGGAGCTGGGGTATATGTTCTTTGTCGCTACAGTTTCTGGAATAACTTAGGGACAGGAATCAGATAATTTAAGCAAACACATCTCAAAAATTTGTTTATACTTTTGAAGCATACAAAGGTAGCTAATTTCAACCTTGGAATACAAAACTttattttccaaaaatcatgtgGCTTGTAGGGCATGATATTTCTATTTTACTATTGTTTGGTTTATTTCATGTCCATGGCCTACTTATCCATTGCGTCTATTCTTGATAAATAGATTCTTGAGCAATATGAAGAGGTAAGCATGTTGGACATCAAAGGAGCAGATGCAGCTAAAGCCATTCTTGTTGTTGGAATTATGACTCTTCATTCTTTTGGAGAAGGCTCTGGTGTTGGAGTATCCTTTGCTGGCTCTAAAGGTCTGTCACAGGGAATATTGGTTACTTTAGCCATCGCCGTGCACAATATCCCAGAGGGATTAGCTGTGAGTATGGTGCTTGCATCAAGAGGTGTTTCTCCACAAAAAGCATTGATGTGGAGCATTATTACATCACTGCCACAGGTACTTGTTTTGGGTTTTGACCATTATTTACAATTCAGTGATACATTGGCTAGACTTTTTGGACCTTGCACACATATTTAGCTAATGGTTTTCTTTTGTTAGCAGCTGCATATTGCTGCAATTTAGTGGTCTAATTACACGATACCCTTCTTCCTCTAGTTAATGCCCAATTATTTCTGGAATCTTGGTACAGCCAATTGTAGCAGTGCCATCATTTATTTTTGCTGATGCATTTAACAAGTTCTTGCCATTTGCTACTGGCTTTGCCGCTGGTTGTATGATTTGGATGGTTGTTGCAGAGGTGCTGCCAGATGGTTTCAAGGTAACTCgctttctctttgttttattACCTGTTTTGATGTGTTTGTTTTTCAGTTTAAATCCTTTGGTCTGGGTTTGGGTGGAGCATGGCAATTGAATTTTCTCCTTAatatctatactatatataaaagGTGTAGGGGGTCTTTTGGTGTAAACTAAAACCTGTCGCTTTATGATATTCCTAAATTACCCTTCATGTATAACTGCCTTCTACATCTCCTTCCATCTCTCTCATAACTACTCACTGCCAAATAATAGTCTATTTGTTcatctatactatatataaaggAGGAGGTGGTCTTTTGGTGTAAACTAGAGCTTGTCACTTTATGATCTTCCTAAATTACCTTTCATAGATAACTGCCCACTACTATATCTCCTTCCACCTCTCTCATAACTACCCACTGCCAAGTAATAGTCTATTTGTGCATTTTAATTATATGAATGAGAATTTTCTATTTatgtattaaaaaaatatataatcaatttttataaaaattatttcaaccaatatctttaaaaaaatttaaaatattttttgtagTTGTACACACATCGACTGTGCCTTGAACACTAGTTGGTATAGTTTCAATGATTATCTGTTAGGATTTGAAGTTTTTCCAGGATTTTTACTATTTTTTGTGTATATTTTGTGTTTGCTTTTGCTCATAGATTGTGATTACTTTTCCTTGTAATTTGTAGCTGTTGCATAGATTGTAAACCTCTCTTGCAGGTGCTTCATCAATGATCAATAAAAATTAAtgagcttaaaaaaaaaaaagaaacaaaaggatttGAATTGAAGAGGAAATTGTTGTAAAAATACCTGTGTATCACTATCAGTATTACATGCTATAATACTATGTCATGTGGTGAATATTCACAATTATCTTAAAATAAATATCTTTTTTGATTTTGCATATTAGGAGGCCTCTGCATGTCATGTAGCATCAGCAGCTACACTTTCAGTGGGTTTTATGGAAGCTTTGGGTGCTATATTCCAGAATTTCAGCAACAACTACAGGTGAGCTTATGCATCCATGCATGCATTTCTGCATTCTGAAACATGGTGACAAACAGGGAGAAAATAGTCTTCTGTTCTTAGTATAGGAAGGCTGTTTCAAACGTTCTTGCATTTGTTCGCTCCATATGtcgctcaattttttttcacctTATATAAGTATAATATGTTTCTTTGCATGGCTTTATTGCATTTGAAGGTATACTTGAATGTTTATGGAATTATTAGACTAAGGTGTATTAATATAGGCCATTGCTTTTGAACCCTCTTGTTTTCCATAATGCATCCGTTGTCTTGTTTTTCGTGACCTTATCCTTGGAATTGAGACCTCCAACTGCCATTATGCTCAACAAAAGCATTTATTTAAAGGTTAGAAAAGTCTGGCTGTACAGGTGAATTTGATAAATTATCTTAACAATCTTGATGATGTCTAAAATTATGTAATGGCCTGATTATTAAATTGTGAAACCATTATATTCTTGCTTCGATCTGTTAATTGTGGTACAACTGGCAAGGTTAAGGAAAATCTGTTAAGAAGCATCTGTTAATTGTGGCAATCATTAAATTGAGCAGAATTTAGTTATCCATACTATTATCCATGGTATTTTGCTGTCTCTTAAAGCGATATTTTGTGAGAGACGTGGCATAGTATTCGGGATGTTGAGTTCGACGTTCTAAACAAAATAGGAATTTATTTAATAGATGATACCAATTGAGTACATGAATCTAGCACTTTCTAGTGCTTGCTTATTATTATTGGCAGATGTGATCCCCAAATTGTTTTTTATCTTTGCTCTGTAGTTCTGAGGATGCTTCCGGTTTCCTTGTTTCACTGCTATTTGGTCTTGGGCCATTGCTTGGAGGAGTCGCCCTTGTTGCATTTGCTCTTGCTCTTCGTCTTCAGCATGCTCTCCTAACTGGGGTAGCTTCTGGTGTTGCCTTTATTCTTGGTGCCTGGCGGCCAGTACAACTGCTTCTTTCTTCGAAGATGGGGATTTTCCCCCTTATGCTGCTTCTTGCAGTGGGCTCTGCATTTGTCCATATATCTACTTCCAGTGCTTTAAAAATTGGAGGTCGGAAGCGCACTTCAGCTGATACATTATCTGCTGCAACTGGCATTCAAGTTAGCGCTCTTACCCTTCAGTCAATCTTGTGTTGTATGGCTGTTGCCCTTCATGCTCTTCCTGAGGGGCTTGCCTTAGGAGTTGCTGCACCTAAAGCATATGGGCTTGGTCAGTACATGGTGCTTCCTGTCTCCTTGCATGGTCTTCCTCGGGGTGCTGCTGTAGCTAGCTGCATTTTTGGGGCAACCGACAGCTGGCATGGCTCTCTTCTAGCTGCTGCTCTAATTGGGTTTGTTGGTCCGTTGTCTGCAATTGGAGCTATACTTGGAGGAATTGACTATAGTGGTTTGGACCACTTAATGGTGCTTGCATGTGGGGGATTACTCCCATGTTTCGGGAGTATTGTAAAAAGGGCAGTAAAACTAGATAAAAGAAGAACCGTATCGGGCTTGATAGTAGGTGTAGGATTTGCCAGCATCTGCCTAACTTTCACCAAGTTGGTGTGTTTGCACACACCTTATTGCAATTCTGCACCCGAGGCTGTGAGATGATACATGATGGAACTGCTGTATATATGTATTGCTGCAGATTGGACGAGAGAACTTGTGACCAGTGCCTAGATAGTGGTAGTACTTAGGTCGGTTCATTCATCAATGCAAAAAGCTCATTGAGCTGATTTTGTTAAACTTACATTTATTTCCACTGCTTTGCAAAAAGAGGGTATTACAATTATACAGCAAAGTAGGTGTTAAACTGTTTTGCCCTCTAATTGCAGGCATCACCAATTGACTTTATAGTCTCCTTTCAAATGAAAATGTGTAGTTATTTCCCTCTAGTTAAATTGCTATATATGCACAGCCTTATTTTGGACAACTGGGTAAATTACTTGTGCTTCTGCAGCATTGCCATTTTCTGCCTTGCATGGAAACTTGGTCATGTCTTATGGCAACAAGAAGTAAGAGGTCCTGGGTGCTAATCTTTGGAAGTTACATGGCTAATGAGACAATCTTGCAGATGTGACCGTCCTTGCTATTACAGAATTAAGAGAAACATCTCATGTTTTCATGTGTTGGCAGCTAAATTGCTCATATTTTTGTATTCAATCAGTTGTCAGTTCTTGGTCAGGGAAACCTAGATGAGAATTTCTGAAATGGAAAAGCCATTAGTTAGGAGCGTTGTTGGCGAGGTAAGCTGATACATTCTCCTCAAATCCGGAAGCACGTGCTGCACCTGCTTAGTCCCAGAGAGCTGCCAAAAATAGAATCTGAATGTTCTGATCCATCCCAATTAAAACTTAAACAAGAAATAAATTGTTCAGAATCACCAAGTGTTATCCATAATGCTGACAAGTTTGATGGAGTAACTTTTTAAGTTTTGCATGTATAATCATATACTCCTTTTAAGTATGTACTAAAAAGAGTTTCTGTCATAAAGCTGTAATTCCAGAATTACGATGATTACTAACTGTATTTTACAACAGGAAGTATTATTAAGTATGATCAATGTGCAAGACAATTAGACAGTTGATTGATATGATAAATTTAGGCGCTTACACGTAATAGTACAGAAAACAGTTTAAGACCAGATCACATCCGCCAAATACGACTTTGGTGATACTATAGACTAATGTCTTGCATCTACAGACTTGGAATGTTAGAAGAAAAGAACTAAAATGCTAAAGAAAaagattaagaaaaaaaaaaaaatatatatatatatatatatatatatatagaagaaATTCACCCCTATTATGTTTTCGCTTATTGTATATCTGTAACATCTATACTGCATATAAAGCCATAGAAGGGATTGGGTGATGGATTTCCTATCACTTTAATCTGTTACTGGAGTCCGGCATGCGACATCAAGGGCAGGATCACACAAAGAGGCCAGCAAGCAAAGGTGCTGTTTTCTTCTAGCAGAAAATCCAACTGCCTCGCTCATGTCTAAACCACCATTGGAATGGAGGCTAGTTGGGAGTTTCCAGTCAAAATGATAGAGCAAAAGAGCTAATGGAAGCTCAATATTAGGCATAGCAAATGAAATTCCTGGGCACATCCTCCTTCCTGCACCAAAAGGGAGATACTCAAAGTGAGTTCCAGTGAAATCAATGGAGCTGTTTTCGAATCTCTCGGGTCTAAAACTCTCTGGATCATCCCAATACTCAGGGTCCCTTCCTATTGCCCAGACATTAACTATGACTCTGGTCTTGATGGGGATTATATTTCCGTCTATTTCACATTGCTCCCTACATTCTCTAGGGACTAAAAGTGCAGCAGGAGGGTGCAGCCTTAGAGTTTCTTTAACGACCAACTTCAGGTACTCCAAGTCTTGAACATCAGTTTCTTCAATTGTTGTTTTCTTTCCCATAAAGGCTGCCCTTATTTCAATCTGTGCCTTGGCCATCACATATGGATTTCTGATCATCTCAGCCATCGCCCATTCAACAGCTGCGGGTACATTTGCAAGGCCACCTGTAAACAAGTCCTGCATTTGTGCTAAATTTCTTGGTCACAAACTGCACATGGAAATCACAATTGAAGGCAAAAGGCAAAAAGCGCAAAAAGAATTTCATGACATGTACTTACAATCAGAACAGCTTTGATATTGTTGTTGGTGATTGGAATTTgaagatcaccactttcttttACTCTTAGTAGAACATCAATTAGATCTTCATCGCTGGATTCTCCCATGCCCTTTCTCGTTCTTGCTAAGTTATCAACACGCTCAGCAATTATGTTGTCGAAAATTTTATCAATCTTTTGGTGCATCTTCATGACTTTAGTACTCACCCGACTAAAGGGATGAAGAATCTTGTATGACGGAAAAAGATCAGAGACATCACAAGTACTTACAAGGGGTAGTGCTTGCTTCAAAACCTGTAAGAATGTATCCTTATGCTGTCTGCTTACTTTCCCGAATGCTGCTCTAAAAACCATGGAGCTCGTGTAGGAGGACAGTTTTTCAGTTAAATTGATTGGAGCTCCAGCAACAGATAGAGCCTGGATAGATGAAATGAGATGCCAAGCCTCATCTTGCATGATAGAGCCAAATGATTGGACTTTCTCAGGACCAAGGAGCTTCATGGTGCATATTTTGCGCATTTGTCTCCAGTAAGGACCGTATGGGGAACCAGCTATGTTTGTACTGTCATAGCAAACAATCggatttggggcagggacggtcatcagtGTGACCGTCCCTGCACGGTTGAGGGCCAAGCACGGTTGGCCCTCAAAATTTTGTACGGCTGAGATTACAccatgtaactcgattttcgTGCCAAGTGTGGGACCCACCActatctgttgtgaaaatacatcatgtgaaaaaaaagttacacgatGTACAAAGAAAGTTACATGGTGTTGACAATGACCAAAATTGGCAGGGACGGCAGGTGCAACCGTCCGTGCCCCGCGTCCCAAACAATCTTGGAAGCTAGAATTTCTGCCCTATCTGACAATGCAAGATCATGAGTTTTCAGAATCTCTCTAGCTAAACGTGGTGATGATACCacaattgaagaaatctccCCCAACTGAAGGTGCATCAGAGCACCATGTTTCTGAGCTAATTTTGCAAGAGCACGATAGGGCGGGCAACCTAGCAAATGATGCAAGTGTCCCACAAAAGGTAGCTTCCATGGAGATGGGGGTAGCTTCTGGGATGCTTTTGATCTCTTGCATTTCTTGATTAAAGCTGTAACAACTGCTAGAACAAGAAAACAAGCTATGAAGTTGGAGGTAAGATCCATCATCATTCTACCTTTTATGTATGCTATTGGACTAAGCCAAGCTGATTGGTTAAATAGAAGATCCTTCTGTTCTCAACAAAGTGAGGATTCTAACCCTCATAGGCAGTAGGGAAGAAAAGATGCACCATATATTTTCAGTATGCGTGGGGTGGCTTTAAATCCTTAGTCGTGAAAGTTTTCGACCCAATTCAATAGCCCAAATGAGACACTGTCACGGGGATTCTACTGACTCAACtcatataaaatcaaaagaaTTGTCACGTAACGAGATTAGTGAATTTAACATGGAAGGGTTTTTTATGTCCATGACTAAATTGCGACTGAATTAGGGGTGAGTAAATTCGGTTCGTACCAAATTCATaaccgatttcaaattcaattcgataatttgaaatcgggtatttggtaatttggtacaaattcggtacataccgaattcaccgaattctaatatggtatgaaataggtaatgagattatgaatttgatAATAATTGATTTCGCATTCAAATTCGGTAATTGAAATCGGGTACCGCATTACCGCATTCGAATACCAAATtggtatataaaattatataatatatagataaatgctatttagtattagtatatactactaatatattagtatattatataggtaaatgctattaataataattagtatatggtatcatcatcatatcatgtacttataataataataatatataataatgtacaatatattattttagtatttgttaattgttatatgactataataatacaaatatatagtaatacataacaatataagataactataatacttattattttatgcatgagtaacatgactagaattagataataattaatacatatatgtataatgctaaatattaaacaataaacataattagtaattagaatttagatattggtaatttgatacatcattcatgtttgaattattatcttttttttttaatagatgaATTCGGTTAGACCGAATTCATTACCGTTttcgaatttgaaatcggttGCGGAATGAATTCGGTTATAGCTAATTCGAAATTGAAAACGATTTAGGTTTCTATAGATCGAATaaccgaattcaccgaattcattGCACCGAATTATCGCTTTTGCACCGAATGCACACCCCTAGACTGAATATCCGCAACCAAGGATTTGAAGCTGCCACGGGAAAGATACAGAAAATAACAAACTAGAAgtcttcaaattcaaatttaatcgAGTAGCTCGCGAGCTTGTTCATTCAAAACTTGAGCTAGAACTCACATTGaccgagttcgagctcgagttctaGTAGCTCGAGTTACTtgacgagtcgagttcgagcttaaTATGTGAAATTCGAAAGCTCATCGAGCTTAATCGAATTCAATAGAACTTcacatataaatattttttttttattttttatttattagtatgaaatatttattttgtcccttgtttaaaattatataaaatataaactTATATTTCTTAAACTCAATAGGCTCGATTAGGTTTGATTAGACTCGATTGGGCTCGATAAGCATGAGTTCAAGTTTGAACTCGAGTAATACAAAATAAAATCGAACTCGAGTAGTGCATTACTCATCTCGATTGGATTCGATTACACCCTAATAGTAAATGTCTTTCAGttaatttgttttttctctACGGAagaggtttttcaattttcccaAACTCATGAAGAATATCATGCCGACATCTTTGCATTACTTCTATATTCTACTACTTGACTGTACAAAAATCCTAGTCGTCGATTTGATTGTTTGCCCACAATTGAGATAATACGATGCTTACAAGGAACAGGAACATTTATTGATAGTCATTTATCGTGCAATTGTTAaataacatttattaatagTCATTCATCAACAAGAACATCTTATTATTaggggataattttagaaacctccctttgAGGTTTTTGACTATTTCATTGGCCTTCCTCcaagttttgaaaattacactaacctctaTTGAGATTAATTATCTTGTAACAttaaaatccaaccaataattaTATCC containing:
- the LOC113727100 gene encoding putative zinc transporter At3g08650, which produces MTKIALGLRHVLLLLLFVAIFNCHVTSETEQETSRSVRTAPLKNADTGVIDGSGVEHAIGSDRTGKWKGGNSRVSVSTVAIFTLAMAAATGLGAVPFFFVELDPQWSGICNGMAAGVMLAASFDLIQEGQDHGSGSWVVLGILAGGIFIWVCKKILEQYEEVSMLDIKGADAAKAILVVGIMTLHSFGEGSGVGVSFAGSKGLSQGILVTLAIAVHNIPEGLAVSMVLASRGVSPQKALMWSIITSLPQPIVAVPSFIFADAFNKFLPFATGFAAGCMIWMVVAEVLPDGFKEASACHVASAATLSVGFMEALGAIFQNFSNNYSSEDASGFLVSLLFGLGPLLGGVALVAFALALRLQHALLTGVASGVAFILGAWRPVQLLLSSKMGIFPLMLLLAVGSAFVHISTSSALKIGGRKRTSADTLSAATGIQVSALTLQSILCCMAVALHALPEGLALGVAAPKAYGLGQYMVLPVSLHGLPRGAAVASCIFGATDSWHGSLLAAALIGFVGPLSAIGAILGGIDYSGLDHLMVLACGGLLPCFGSIVKRAVKLDKRRTVSGLIVGVGFASICLTFTKLVCLHTPYCNSAPEAVR
- the LOC113724194 gene encoding premnaspirodiene oxygenase-like; amino-acid sequence: MKMHQKIDKIFDNIIAERVDNLARTRKGMGESSDEDLIDVLLRVKESGDLQIPITNNNIKAVLIDLFTGGLANVPAAVEWAMAEMIRNPYVMAKAQIEIRAAFMGKKTTIEETDVQDLEYLKLVVKETLRLHPPAALLVPRECREQCEIDGNIIPIKTRVIVNVWAIGRDPEYWDDPESFRPERFENSSIDFTGTHFEYLPFGAGRRMCPGISFAMPNIELPLALLLYHFDWKLPTSLHSNGGLDMSEAVGFSARRKQHLCLLASLCDPALDVACRTPVTD
- the LOC140035583 gene encoding cytochrome P450 71D6-like; its protein translation is MMMDLTSNFIACFLVLAVVTALIKKCKRSKASQKLPPSPWKLPFVGHLHHLLGCPPYRALAKLAQKHGALMHLQLGEISSIVVSSPRLAREILKTHDLALSDRAEILASKIIVVGPTLGTKIELHGVISAVQNFEGQPCLALNRAGTVTLMTVPAPNPIVCYDSTNIAGSPYGPYWRQMRKICTMKLLGPEKVQSFGSIMQDEAWHLISSIQALSVAGAPINLTEKLSSYTSSMVFRAAFGKVSRQHKDTFLQVLKQALPLSGEY